One window of the Nocardia huaxiensis genome contains the following:
- a CDS encoding crotonase/enoyl-CoA hydratase family protein, protein MTTATAETSSNTTEPHALVEKRGATLIVTMNRPKAKNALTGEMLAIMVDAWDQVDNDPEIRSCILTGAGGAFCAGADLKNMSKSSPADNMQEGSRFDPTRIPGLLKGRRLTKPLIAAVEGAAIAGGTEILQGTDIRVAGESAKFGISEAKWSLFPMGGSAVRLPRQIPYTVAADLLLTGRHITAAEAKEYGLIGHVVPDGTALDKALELAELINNNGPLAVQAILKVIRDTEGLHEEEAFKIDAKVGLPVFRSDDAKEGPRAFAEKRKPNFQGK, encoded by the coding sequence ATGACCACCGCGACTGCTGAAACGAGTAGCAACACCACCGAGCCGCACGCGCTCGTCGAGAAGCGGGGCGCGACGCTCATCGTCACCATGAACCGGCCCAAGGCGAAGAACGCGCTCACCGGCGAGATGCTGGCGATCATGGTCGACGCGTGGGATCAGGTCGACAACGATCCGGAGATCCGGTCGTGCATCCTCACCGGTGCGGGCGGGGCGTTCTGCGCGGGCGCGGACCTGAAGAACATGAGCAAGTCCAGCCCGGCCGACAATATGCAGGAGGGCAGCCGCTTCGATCCGACGCGGATTCCGGGGCTGCTCAAGGGGCGTCGCCTGACCAAGCCGCTGATCGCCGCCGTCGAGGGCGCGGCCATTGCCGGCGGGACCGAGATTCTGCAGGGCACCGACATCCGTGTTGCCGGGGAGAGCGCGAAATTCGGTATCTCCGAAGCGAAGTGGAGCCTGTTTCCGATGGGCGGGTCGGCGGTGCGGCTGCCGCGGCAGATCCCCTACACCGTGGCGGCGGATCTGCTGCTCACCGGTCGCCACATCACCGCGGCCGAGGCCAAGGAGTACGGGCTGATCGGGCACGTGGTGCCGGACGGGACCGCGCTCGACAAGGCGCTCGAGCTCGCCGAGCTGATCAACAACAATGGCCCGCTGGCCGTGCAGGCGATCCTCAAGGTCATTCGGGACACCGAGGGGCTGCACGAAGAAGAGGCGTTCAAGATCGACGCCAAGGTCGGTCTGCCGGTCTTCCGCAGCGACGACGCGAAGGAAGGTCCCCGCGCCTTCGCCGAGAAGCGCAAGCCCAACTTCCAAGGGAAGTAA
- a CDS encoding succinic semialdehyde dehydrogenase, which produces MSNTSTQSGSRAKLPPRVTESLINRLTAMVTAGKAGETREPFEMIEVYTGDVVGHLPQSSPQDVETAVAISRAAQKEWAARPIEQRLAVFERAHELILSEIETIADLIQIGCGKSRRMAIEEACDTPMVIAHYLKTAAKTLKPKKRSGPMPIITSSTEEHRPKGVVAVIAPWNFPFAISMSDSTPALMAGNGVVMKPDNKTALCTLYGIELLHKAGLPRGLVQVVCGGGPDVGPTLLDNVDFVMFTGSTATGRLIGEQAGRNLIGCSLELGGKNPLIVLEDANLDEAIPSASFAVFGNTGQACMHIERIYVQEKIYDDFVRRFVAAAEELGKKAGATYDFGPEMGSLVSVDHMNRVASHVDEAREKGAKVLTGGKPRPDLGPAFYEPTVLTDVTPDMAHATMETFGPVVTIYKFRDEDEAVRLANATTYGLNAAIWTGNIDRAVKLASKIESGAININDGFVTTYAAKGTPSGGVKQSGVGTRHGAAGILKYTDTINVGVQKKQILAARSGMPYEKQLKSTLVTLRLMRRLHLG; this is translated from the coding sequence ATGAGCAACACGAGTACGCAGAGCGGCTCGCGGGCCAAGCTACCCCCGCGCGTAACGGAGTCCCTGATCAACCGGCTCACCGCCATGGTGACCGCGGGCAAGGCGGGCGAAACCCGCGAACCCTTCGAAATGATCGAGGTCTACACCGGCGACGTCGTCGGCCACCTGCCCCAGTCCTCACCCCAGGACGTCGAGACCGCCGTCGCCATTTCCCGTGCGGCACAGAAGGAATGGGCCGCCCGCCCGATCGAGCAGCGCCTCGCCGTCTTCGAACGCGCGCACGAGCTCATCCTCTCCGAGATCGAGACCATCGCCGACCTCATCCAGATCGGCTGCGGCAAATCCCGCCGCATGGCCATCGAAGAGGCCTGCGACACCCCGATGGTCATCGCGCACTACCTCAAGACGGCCGCCAAGACGCTCAAGCCCAAGAAGCGCAGCGGCCCCATGCCGATCATCACCAGCTCCACCGAGGAGCACCGCCCCAAGGGCGTGGTCGCGGTCATCGCGCCGTGGAACTTCCCCTTCGCCATCTCCATGTCCGACTCCACCCCCGCCCTCATGGCGGGCAACGGCGTCGTCATGAAGCCGGACAACAAGACCGCGCTGTGCACCCTGTACGGCATCGAACTGCTGCACAAGGCCGGCCTGCCCCGCGGCCTGGTGCAGGTCGTCTGCGGCGGCGGCCCCGACGTCGGCCCCACCCTCCTCGACAATGTCGACTTCGTCATGTTCACCGGCTCCACCGCCACCGGCCGCCTCATCGGCGAACAGGCCGGCCGCAACCTCATCGGCTGCAGCCTCGAACTCGGCGGCAAGAACCCCCTCATCGTCCTCGAGGACGCCAACCTCGACGAGGCCATCCCCTCGGCCAGCTTCGCCGTCTTCGGCAACACCGGCCAGGCGTGCATGCACATCGAACGCATCTACGTCCAGGAGAAGATCTACGACGACTTCGTCCGCCGATTCGTCGCCGCCGCAGAGGAATTGGGCAAGAAGGCCGGCGCCACCTACGACTTTGGGCCCGAAATGGGTTCCCTCGTCTCGGTGGACCACATGAACCGGGTCGCCTCCCACGTGGACGAGGCCCGTGAAAAGGGCGCAAAGGTGCTCACCGGCGGCAAGCCCCGCCCCGACCTCGGCCCCGCCTTCTACGAGCCCACCGTCCTGACCGACGTCACCCCCGACATGGCCCACGCCACCATGGAGACCTTCGGCCCCGTCGTCACCATCTACAAGTTCCGGGACGAAGACGAGGCCGTCCGCCTCGCCAACGCCACCACCTACGGCCTCAACGCCGCCATCTGGACCGGAAACATCGACCGCGCAGTCAAACTCGCCTCCAAGATCGAATCCGGCGCCATCAACATCAACGACGGCTTCGTCACCACCTACGCCGCCAAAGGCACCCCCTCCGGCGGCGTGAAGCAGTCCGGCGTAGGCACCCGCCACGGCGCGGCGGGCATCCTCAAGTACACCGACACCATCAACGTCGGCGTCCAGAAGAAGCAGATCCTCGCCGCCCGCTCCGGCATGCCCTACGAAAAGCAGCTCAAGTCCACCCTGGTCACCCTGCGCCTCATGCGCCGCCTCCACCTCGGCTGA
- a CDS encoding YbhB/YbcL family Raf kinase inhibitor-like protein: protein MHRPARILFAAAAVAALIPVAACGKTAESAPAPARDTVEVRAVIPANAATFTVTTPDAQSGTAFPADSYAGAFGCTAANRAPHLTWSGAPATAKSFAVTMFDPDAPTGSGFWHWMNWDIPSTATDFTTGAASVSGTNDAGITGYLGPCPPTGDRPHNYRITVLALDVPTLGLPATTSPAVASFTMGSHIVGAAHLTLTAQRP, encoded by the coding sequence ATGCATCGCCCCGCACGCATCCTGTTCGCCGCCGCCGCTGTCGCCGCGCTGATTCCGGTCGCCGCCTGCGGCAAGACGGCCGAGTCAGCCCCGGCTCCCGCCAGGGACACCGTCGAGGTCCGCGCCGTGATCCCAGCGAACGCCGCGACATTCACCGTCACCACCCCGGATGCCCAGTCCGGCACCGCCTTTCCCGCCGACAGTTACGCGGGCGCGTTCGGCTGCACCGCCGCAAACCGCGCCCCGCACCTGACCTGGTCGGGCGCACCCGCGACAGCGAAAAGCTTCGCGGTCACCATGTTCGATCCGGACGCGCCCACCGGCAGCGGCTTCTGGCACTGGATGAACTGGGACATCCCCTCCACCGCAACCGATTTCACCACCGGCGCGGCGTCGGTGTCCGGCACCAACGACGCCGGCATCACCGGCTACCTGGGCCCCTGCCCACCCACCGGCGACCGTCCCCACAACTACCGAATCACCGTGCTGGCCTTGGACGTTCCCACTCTGGGCCTGCCCGCCACCACCTCCCCCGCCGTGGCCTCGTTCACCATGGGCAGCCACATCGTCGGCGCCGCACACCTGACCCTGACCGCCCAGCGCCCCTGA